The Malassezia japonica chromosome 8, complete sequence genome includes a window with the following:
- the UTP20 gene encoding U3 snoRNP protein (EggNog:ENOG503NUBZ; antiSMASH:Cluster_1; COG:V; BUSCO:EOG092600S9) has translation MSEAGRFRYVSFHERLQDVSIDLSRESESSWGASRLHVAGLDAPASAFAAATSASNVAQASDPNSTAFGVALREWGELNLSLPFQAFSSKVSRKAQSLVLLLHHRDEIAEVLDQGLMLDGQNWLAWDALLDLVPRLAFDLGSEFLPVYPKLLHALLRASTQMDKNVTRNDEGLAARLVERAFHSAAWLFRAVSSIMIRSADADLLLDSWAIVQKFLGKGVRSHTRRFATEAFAHLVRKAPHKKLDVLVPTMLDDASTPNIEHGVAATFANSCEAAAHALHSRTPALLEIFLRRAEHKDRVRRIGTHVFTAFVHHCHAPQMTKALDVLIQWTNESMDNEDELHTLLLWLTHTAARKGTRIADDAKGALFALMRTINERLTWTAEHAPLLQAYCTLLVILLPVGRVQDAAGAGTDILKAMAARPATGDFAVAWAAMEGVCRALADSWQSFRAFVLPMALEATAELLGEDRTKQDAALLLLADLEAHGHLAHLQSAPPTSIVLRWIRRTRQAVDARLAEPLKEADAGHLAAIRLATHFSTSAKTNVAALVQGVVALQEAADATQQATLGALLSGAVDTAAAGNAWAPLATLFEGSPSVAEKLISHTSHAVLVPLAELIARGAEQGWAPPNAPNTTATLRPVLLAADRECVRAALRILAAVHAAAPFNVYDIMLATEEMPLDVPNVTARNVKLRQAQREAFKALRGTDPQLQSLITYTVGTLKVNLKPIWKESRATLVALAARLPDEVWKVSFEELEKTVAEDKEDEEEEEHDEDDEDDEDDEEQKEDKDADEYVSPFANEPLGSAPSVPEDKNLDDPQLRARIESLHELLPLSDPRDAAQAALDALFAPPHVRFDALHYADQLLLLYEEHAVLAEKHNTPFVDHVLAAWPGLVTEGGAPAKFRVARLNRYLDIFAEFKNPRAMHCADTMRGHFVALCAHPEGPVQRGALACLLTWKDAWLVHHEERLRALLDPAKFRETLASTNFGVGSEQFATDRASLMPIVLRLLFGLMVSRRAVKTSGAGQHARRTAILGALYDCSADELRLLVDLMLEAFPEEGSVEGGVYVPAEPSATLRQQNGLLSFLGDVLKHLGTPLAPSMPRLVGAVVSIACHASSDDNERAIRRLGLRRLGDVVRYSTEPDWSVYAQAILTRLVHPRLVTLAEDSVQAPSALLDLVRAWVDRRDTQLVFLSDAAVLRGIYACLGSASIKPPVAHAILDIAEKTLASDDEVREAVVRPSVEALLSHLSGLVSRTVSSSFTYVLAGHLRDELLRREVALLSTLGPYMTRASDAASVIGLLVPLMRHSARAVPERTKLELLRTFETLLPLAPLDGAAFKDLYTLFCRLGAELRFPGARTQYAAAFGQLVPADPSLARVASWVADLNAYSAKTLGEIDFDRRLAASDAILAPETVVTIPEWHALLFNALFFITDTEELAMRTTGAAILQRFVKEAKSDEAVALAHSVLLPGIRRRLHAKSELVRKEVFTLLGLTVVELAPKLPQIQELECLLARGDEEASVFTNLYHIQAHRRTRALQRIAQYAEQGLLRSKTLSDLFVPMAWYDLLPNASGGIDMNRANDALACIRRICAQLQWSHYYHWLSRFMKEMKEHAAKEATSVFERLHVRGTVGVLEAFHFEMEEGDAEMQVEADDAEAEGEAGEAGEGEDAGEGDDNAAPQPAVSAPRPPPSPAAIAQIVTEKILPQLHSTLDTKDEERVPARLPLLVGAARVAQHLPHERRRIELFKTFSALAMALRSKLQSTRDTTREVALQLVRAIGAQYFAPVVRELRRLLTRGPQKAVCAYTVHSLLVALSTPTKSAAPLLTLVDDGVPDIVAAAVEDIFGETSEDRTAVENKTKVRELRQSKSLDTVEQLARLCSPTRLNELLYPLRDVMSSTGVPKTLHIVEECLHRIASGVNANEHLDADALLVLCHTLIARGVSAVGVSTRPTKRRKDKAEVQGTRKEAEAVVRDHLTQNAHLFVALGLDMLTTALRRGRFDVHDEATVAKLIPLVPAVGETLYARHAPVVERGLRAAAALSRCPLPNLGEGMPVIQRQILAILRHTGGLHSAVAQAAVRALAVILRECKDAAPQEQQLTELLRLAAPELDEPSVQASVFALLRAIVARAFVVPEIYDVMDRVAELLVTSHDAQVREVCRSLYLQFLLDYPQGKGRLQNQLQFLAKNLAYEVESGRKSVLELLGAVLSKFSPAVVNEHAELFFVALIMQLANDESVACKQQCAKVLGVLLGVLDDPALGNVLRMTHKWGSAPQNSAQAAQLAAVALRVYDVALARGDGYARIAPDALPIVKAALQASAADEDEEPEWRVAYQALQTLQTLLQKDAASTYVKMGSTTDDVLTMLTYPHAWCRIAASRVVGALFAAEQPMEHATHIRAAKQLVAQLHGTTLDDALTLQIVRNLVYLGRVFAEKSVDEEDEEEEEAEEEAEEEAEEAEAAAELGTAEAMDDESDTDAPPAPVDAHLQAVEAEIEALDTDPQRGADENPLAWLFSKLSHAARNSPQAGSRANAPQRISAILKWFAAIATQLEAKRLEKFLVHILSPVQRVTEDETLSESLRTLAGEVQELVQSRVTPSAFTRAYTHVRQSIQEKRRERKHARLMQGITDPERAAKRRATRNVAKHENRKRKNASFRESRQRNIKRRAD, from the coding sequence ATGAGCGAGGCGGGGCGCTTCCGCTACGTGTCGTTTCACGAGCGTCTGCAAGACGTCTCGATCGATCtctcgcgcgagagcgagtcgagctggggggcgtcgcggctgcacgtcgccgggctcgacgcgccggcgagcgcgttcGCTGCGGCGACCAGTGCGTCGAATGTCGCACAGGCGTCCGATCCGAATAGCACCGCGTttggcgtcgcgctgcgcgagtggGGCGAGCTGAATTTGAGCTTGCCGTTCCAGGCGTTTTCGTCCAAGGTGTCTCGCAAAGCGCAgtcgctcgtgctgctgctgcaccaccgcgacgagatcgccgaggtgctcgaccaggGCCTGATGCTCGACGGGCAAAACTGGCTCGCATGGGACGCGCTCCTGGACctcgtgccgcgcctcgcgttTGACCTCGGCTCGGAATTCCTGCCTGTATACCCCAAGCTGTtgcacgcgctcctgcgtGCTTCCACCCAGATGGACAAGAACGTGACGAGGAACGACGAGgggctcgccgcgcgcctcgtcgagcgcgcatTTCACTCGGCCGCATGGCTCTTTCGCGCGGTTTCGAGCATCATGATCCGCAGCGCGGACGCGGACCTCTTGCTCGACAGCTGGGCCATCGTCCAAAAGTTCCTCGGCAAAGGCGTCCGCtcgcacacgcgccgcttTGCGACCGAGGCGTTTGCGCACCTCGTACGAAAGGCGCCGCACAAGAAactcgacgtgctcgtgcCGACGATGCTCGACGATGCGTCCACGCCGAATAtcgagcacggcgtcgcggcgacgtTTGCCAACAGCTGcgaagcggcggcgcacgcgctgcactcgcgcacgccggcgctcctcgagatCTTTTTGCGGAGAGCGGAGCACAAGGaccgcgtgcggcgcatcggcacgCACGTCTTTACCGCATTCGTGCACCACTGCCATGCGCCGCAAATgaccaaggcgctcgacgtgctgatCCAGTGGACTAACGAGAGTATGGAcaacgaggacgagctgcacacGCTCCTCCTCTGGCTCACGCACACCGCTGCACGCAAGGgcacgcgcatcgccgacgacgccaAAGGGGCACTCTTTGCACTCATGCGCACAATCAACGAGCGCCTCACATGGACGGCAGagcatgcgccgctcctccAGGCGTACTGCACGCTCCTCGTGATCCTGCTCCCGGTCGGCCGCGtgcaggacgcggcgggcgctGGCACGGATATCCTCAAGGCCATggccgcacggccggcgaccGGCGACTTTGCCGTCGCGTGGGCCGCGATGGAGGGCGTGTGCCGTGCACTGGCCGATTCCTGGCAGTCCTTCCGTGCATTTGTCCTGCCGATGGCCCTCGAGGccaccgccgagctcctcggcgaggaccgCACAAAGCAGGACGCCGCACTGCTCCTCCTtgccgacctcgaggcACACGGCCACCTCGCGCACTTGCAgtccgcgccgccgaccagcaTCGTCCTGCGCTGGatccggcgcacgcgccaggcggtcgatgcgcgcctcgccgagccgctcaAGGAGGCGGACGCAGGCCACCTCGCTGCCAtccgcctcgcgacgcactTTTCGACCAGTGCCAAGACCAatgtcgctgcgctcgtccagggcgtcgtggcgctccaggaggcggcggacgcgacgcagcaggcgacgctcggcgcgctgctttccggcgcggtcgacacggcggccgcgggcaATGCAtgggcgccgctcgccacACTGTTTGAGGGGTCGCCGAGCGTTGCAGAAAAGCTCATTTCGCACACGAGCCATGCGGTGCTTGTTcccctcgccgagctcattgcgcgcggcgccgagcagggctgggcgccgccgaaTGCGCCCAACACCACCGCGACTCTGCGCCCGGTGCTCCTTGCGGCGGACCGCGAGTGTGtgcgtgctgcgctccgcattctcgcggcggtgcacgccgcagcgccgttCAACGTCTATGACATTATGCTCGCGACCGAAGAGATGCCGCTGGACGTGCCGAACGTCACTGCACGCAACGTCAAGCtgcggcaggcgcagcgcgaggcgttcaaggcgctgcgtggcaCCGATCCGCAGCTCCAGTCGCTGATCACGTACAcggtcggcacgctcaAGGTGAATTTGAAGCCGATCTGGAAAGagagccgcgcgacgctcgtcgcgctggcggcgcggctgccCGACGAGGTGTGGAAGGTGTCGTTTGAGGAGCTCGAAAAGACGGTGGCCGAGGACAAGGAGGACGAAGAAGAGGAAgagcacgacgaggacgacgaggacgacgaggacgacgaggaacAGAAAGAGGACAAAGACGCCGACGAGTACGTCTCGCCGTTTGCCAACGAGCCGCTCGGCTCTGCGCCGTCCGTCCCGGAAGACAAGAACCTCGACGATccgcagctgcgtgcgcgcatcgagtcgctgcacgagctcctTCCTCTGTCCGAcccccgcgacgcggcgcaggccgcgctcgacgcgctctttgccCCGCCGCACGTCCGcttcgacgcgctgcactaTGCCGACCAGCTCCTCCTTCTGTACGAAGAGCACGCGGTCCTTGCCGAGAAGCACAATACCCCGTTTGTCGACCACGTCCTCGCCGCATGGCCCGGCCTCGTGACcgaaggcggcgcgccagccAAGTTccgtgtcgcgcgcctgaACCGCTACCTGGACATTTTCGCCGAGTTCAAGAACCCCCGTGCGATGCACTGCGCGGATACCATGCGCGGCCACTTTGTCGCGCTGTGTGCGCACCCCGAAGggccggtgcagcgcggtgCCCTTGCGTGCCTTCTTACGTGGAAGGATGCGTGGCTCGTGCACCATGAAGAgcggctgcgtgcgctcctcgacccTGCCAAGTtccgcgagacgctcgcgagTACCAACTTTGGCGTGGGCTCGGAGCAGTTTGCGACCGaccgcgcgtcgctcatgCCGATCGTCCTGCGTCTGCTGTTCGGCCTGATGGTGTCCCGTCGTGCCGTCAAGACGTCGGGCGCAGGacagcacgcgcgccgcacggcgatcctcggtgcgctgtacgactgcagcgccgacgagcttcGCCTGCTGGTCGACCTCATGCTGGAGGCGTTCCCGGAAGAGGGATCAGTCGAGGGCGGCGTCTATGTCCCTGCCgagccgtcggcgacgctgcgccagcaGAACGGCCTGCTCTCcttcctcggcgacgtgctcaagcacctcggcacgccgcttgcgccgtCGATGccccgcctcgtcggcgcggtcgtGTCGATTGCGTGCCatgcgtcgagcgacgacaacgagcgtgcgatccgccgcctcggcctgcgtcgcctcggcgacgtcgtgcGCTACTCGACCGAGCCGGACTGGAGCGTGTACGCCCAGGCGATCCtcacgcgcctcgtgcatCCCCGCCTTgtgacgctcgccgaggacagcgtgcaggcgccgtcggcgctcctcgacctcgtgcGCGCATGGGTTGACCGCCGCgacacgcagctcgtcttTTTGTCGGAcgcggccgtgctgcgTGGCATCTATGCGTgcctcggcagcgcgagcaTCAAGCCGCctgtcgcgcacgcgatCCTCGACATTGCCGAAAAGACGCTCGCaagcgacgacgaggtgcgcgaggccgtcgtgcgcccgagtgtcgaggcgctgctgagcCACCTTTCGGGCCTGGTCAGCCGCACGGTATCGAGCTCGTTTACGTACGTGCTTGCGGGCCAtttgcgcgacgagctgctgcgccgcgaggtcgcgctcctctcgACGCTCGGGCCGTACAtgacgcgcgcgtcggacgcggcgtcggTCATTGGCCTCCTCGTGCCGTTGATGCGCCAcagcgcgcgtgcggtgcCCGAGCGCACCAAGCTCGAGCTCTTGCGCACCTTCGAGACGCTCCTGCCCctggcgccgctcgacggcgcggcgttcAAGGATTTGTACACGCTGTTCTgccgcctcggtgccgagctgcgGTTCCCGGGCGCACGTACGCAGTACGCGGCGGCCTTTGGGCAGCTCGTGCCTGCCGAcccgtcgctcgcgcgtgtcgcgTCGTGGGTCGCCGACCTGAATGCGTACTCCGccaagacgctcggcgagatcgACTTTgaccgccgcctcgcggcgtcGGACGCGATCCTCGCACCAGAGACGGTGGTGACGATACCCGAGTGGCACGCGCTCTTGTTCAATGCGCTCTTCTTTATCACGGACACAGAAGAGCtcgcgatgcgcacgaccggcgcggcgatTTTGCAGCGCTTTGTCAAAGAGGCCAagtcggacgaggcggtggcgctcgcacacagcgtgctgctgccgggcatccgccggcgcctgcatGCCAAGTCGGAGCTGGTGCGCAAAGAGGTCTTtacgctcctcggcctcacggtcgtcgagctcgcgccgaAACTGCCGCAGatccaggagctcgagtgCCTCCTGgcccgcggcgacgaggaggcgagCGTCTTTACCAACCTGTACCACATCCAGGCACACCGCCggacgcgtgcgctgcagcgcatcgcgcagtACGCCGAACAGGGCCTCTTGCGCTCCAAGACGCTTTCGGACCTGTTTGTGCCGATGGCGTGGTACGACCTGCTGCCGAatgcgagcggcggcatcGATATGAACCGCGCCAACGACGCACTGGCGTGCATCCGCCGCATCtgtgcgcagctgcagtGGAGCCACTACTACCACTGGCTCTCGCGCTTCATGAAGGAGATGAAGGAGCATGCGGCCAAGGAGGCGACGTCGGTGTTTGAGCGTCTGCATGTGCGTGGCacggtcggcgtgctcgaggctTTCCACTTTGAGATGGAGGAAGGCGATGCAGAGATgcaggtcgaggcggacgacgcCGAAGCGGAAGGCGAGGCTGGTGAGGCAGGCGAGGGCGAAGACGCAGGCGAAGGCGACGACAATGCTGCTCCCCAGCCGGCCGTCTCGGCGCCCCGCCCCCCGCCGTCCCCGGCAGCGATCGCACAGATCGTCACGGAAAAGATCCTGCCGCAGCTGCATTCCACGCTCGATACCAAGGACGAAGAGCGCGTGCCTGCGCGTCTCCCTCTTCttgtcggcgcggcgcgcgtcgcacagcATCTTccgcacgagcgccggcgcatcgagctctTCAAGACGTTCTCTGCGCTGGCCATGGCGCTGCGGAGCAAGCTGCAGTCGACGCGCGACACGAcgcgcgaggtcgcgctgcagctcgtgcgtgcGATTGGCGCTCAGTACTTTGCGCCGGTCGTGCgtgagctgcgccgcctccttACGCGTGGCCCCCAAAAGGCCGTGTGTGCGTACACGGTTCACAGCCTGCTTGTCGCGCtcagcacgccgaccaagagtgcagcgccgctcctgacgctcgtcgacgacggcgtgccCGACATtgtcgcggcggccgtcgaggaCATCTTTGGCGAGACGAGCGAGGACCGCACGGCGGTCGAGAACAAGACCAAggtccgcgagctgcggcagAGCAAGAGTCTCGAcacggtcgagcagcttgcgcgcctctgCTCCCCCACGCGCCTCAACGAGCTGCTGTACCCCCTGCGTGACGTGATGAGCTCGACGGGCGTCCCAAAGACGCTGCACATTGTCGAAGAGTGCCTGCACCGCATCGCATCCGGCGTCAATGCGAACGAGCACCTGGacgcggatgcgctgctggtCCTGTGCCATACGCTCATTGCGCGTGGCGTGAGTGCCGTCGGCGTCAGCACACGGCCgaccaagcgccgcaaagACAAGGCGGAAGTGCAAGGCAcgcgcaaagaggccgaggcggtcgtgcgcgaccACCTCACGCAGAACGCGCACCTGTTTGTCGCGCTCGGTCTCGACATGCTCACgaccgcgctgcgccgcggccgctttgacgtgcacgacgaggcgacggTCGCCAAGCTCATTCCCCTCGtgccggccgtcggcgagacgctctatgcgcgccacgcgccggtcgtcgagcgtggcctgcgtgcggccgcggcgctgagcCGCTGCCCGCTGCCGAACCTCGGCGAAGGCATGCCGGTCATCCAGCGCCAGATCCTCGCGATTTTGCGGCACACCGGCGGCCTGCACTCGGCCGTGGcccaggcggcggtgcgtgcgctggcggTGATTCTGCGCGAGTGCaaggacgccgcgccgcaggagcagcagctgaccgagctgctgcgcctcgctgcgcccgagctcgacgagccgagcgtgcAGGCGAGCGTCTTTGCGCTTTTGCGTGcgatcgtcgcgcgtgcgttTGTCGTGCCCGAGATCTACGACGTGATGGACCGCGTCGCAGAGCTTCTGGTCAcgtcgcacgacgcgcaggTGCGTGAAGTGTGCCGCTCGCTCTACCTGCAGTTCCTACTCGACTATCCCCAAGGCAAAGGGCGCCTGCAGAACCAGCTGCAGTTCCTCGCCAAGAACCTTGCGTACGAGGTCGAGTCGGGGCGCAAGagcgtcctcgagctcctgggcGCGGTCCTGTCCAAGTTTAGCCCGGCGGTGGTCaacgagcacgccgagctgtTCTTTGTCGCGCTCATCATGCAGCTTGCGAACGACGAGTCGGTCGCGTGCAAGCAGCAGTGTGccaaggtgctcggcgtgctgctcggtgtgctcgacgatccggcgctcggcaatgtCCTGCGCATGACGCACAAGTggggcagcgcgccgcagaactcggcgcaggcggctcAGCTCGCTGCGGTCGCGCTCCGTGTCTATGACgtggcgctggcgcgcggcgatggGTACGCGCGCattgcgccggacgcgctgccgatTGTCAAAGCGGCGCTCCAAGCGAgtgccgccgacgaggacgaggagcccgagtggcgcgtcgcctaccaggcgctgcagacgctgcagacgctTCTTCAGAAGGACGCCGCATCGACGTACGTCAAGATGGGCTCGACGACCGACGACGTGCTGACGATGCTCACGTACCCCCATGCGTGGTGCCGCATCGCTGCgagccgcgtcgtcggtgcgctgtttgccgccgagcagccgATGGAGCATGCGACGCACATCCGTGCAGCCAAGCAGCTCGTTGCTCAGCTGCacggcacgacgctcgacgatgcACTTACGCTACAAATTGTACGCAACTTGGTGTACCTCGGCCGCGTGTTTGCGGAGAAGAGTgtggacgaggaggacgaggaagaggaggaagCGGAAGAAGAAGCGGAGGAGGAAGCGGAAGAAGCggaagccgccgccgagctcggcacggccgaGGCTATGGACGACGAAAGCGACACCGACGCACCTCCTGCCCCAGTCGACGCGCACCTGCAagccgtcgaggccgagatcgaggcgctggacACCGATccccagcgcggcgccgacgagaaCCCCCTTGCGTGGCTCTTTTCGAAGCTgtcgcacgccgcgcgcaactcgccgcaggccggcagccgcgcgaatgcgccgcagcgcatctCGGCGATCCTCAAGTGGTTCGCTGCGATTGCGACACAGCTCGAAgccaagcgcctcgaaAAGTTCCTCGTGCACATCCTCTCTcccgtgcagcgcgtcacGGAAGACGAGACGCTGAGCGAGAGTCTGCGCACGCTTGCCGGCGAGGTCCAGGAGCTGGTGCAGAGCCGTGTGACGCCGTCTGCATTCACGCGCGCCTACACGCACGTCCGCCAGTCGATCCAGgagaagcgccgcgagcgcaagcatGCGCGCCTGATGCAAGGCATTACCGACCCCGAGCGGGCGGCCAagcgccgtgcgacgcgcaACGTCGCGAAGCACGAAAACCGGAAGCGCAAGAATGCGTCCTTCCGCGAGTCGCGCCAGCGCAACATTAAGCGTAGAGCCGACTAG
- a CDS encoding uncharacterized protein (antiSMASH:Cluster_1): MLLSTGYGSLLFRDADGAERMLKAAHQKHGRIRIPYSARPEDNIAYATLHDAERAWKTAPSVRDVVREAAPLASGARGGDQDYFLVKAERQRAPDAPDAQGPRARSAQSLLSRWGGFSGALGEKK, from the exons ATGCTCCTTTCCACGG GCTACGGCTCGCTTCTATTTCGcgatgccgacggcgcggagcGCATGCTCAAGGCCGCGCACCAAAAGCACGGGCGCATCCGGATACCCTATAGTGCGCGCCCCGAGGACAATATTGCCTATGCGACGCTCCATGATGCAGAGCGCGCGTGGAAGAcggcgccgtcggtgcgcgacgtggtgcgcgaggcggcgccgctcgcgtccggcgcacggGGCGGCGACCAAGACTATTTTCTCgtcaaggccgagcgccagcgcgcgccagacgcgccagacgcgcaggggccgcgcgcgcgctcggcacagTCCCTCTTGTCGCGCTGGGGCGGCTTTTCgggggcgctcggcgagaagAAATAA